Below is a genomic region from Bacteroidia bacterium.
TGCTTTTAACAACTTCATTCCATATTTTAAGCTCGGCAGCTCTTAACTTATTTAATGGTTTCAAATATTCTTTTTGAAATACATTTTCATCGAGTTTGTTCGTTGTTACTTCTTTTTTTCGTGCCATGTTGTTTCTCTCCTTTTACATTTTATAAATTTGTTGTGATTGGGGTCGGTGTAGCAACTCATCCCCAATTATTCAAAACGACGGGGGGATAGTTTGTTCCCCACGACTTCCATACCTAGCAATAAGCTGTCTAAATCTTCATCTAGGATAAATCCATCTATACCACGACTAAACTCTCTTCCTGAGTACTTAATCGAGGCATAATCACTCTTAAAGTGTTCGTGTGCGTTTCTATTGTCGTAATGCTTTGTAATGTCTGAATGGCATTGAGTACAAACACTAAAAAGATTGTCTGTATCAAAAAAATCATCGTATGCTTTGGCTGGTATGCAATGATCTACCGTAGTAGCGACCTTGATAACTCCTACATTCTGGCATCTAATACAAAGAGGGTGTTGTCTTAACACTTCTAAGCGTATTGTCTTCCATCTGTGAGAGTCATAAGGTCGCATAGTATTAAGCCTTTTGGATTAAGTGCTTAACTGCTGCTGGATTAAGAAGAGTACCATCAAAACGAGCTGATGCTTTGTAACCTATTTCATT
It encodes:
- a CDS encoding HNH endonuclease encodes the protein MRPYDSHRWKTIRLEVLRQHPLCIRCQNVGVIKVATTVDHCIPAKAYDDFFDTDNLFSVCTQCHSDITKHYDNRNAHEHFKSDYASIKYSGREFSRGIDGFILDEDLDSLLLGMEVVGNKLSPRRFE